The following proteins come from a genomic window of Dreissena polymorpha isolate Duluth1 chromosome 1, UMN_Dpol_1.0, whole genome shotgun sequence:
- the LOC127856613 gene encoding uncharacterized protein LOC127856613, with amino-acid sequence MKEMSREKYVSLRKNKISSLRDKGARILHSKHVLMMVVVLNLADCCLVLGELILDIHFIKGLRDETEQQSEKFVKTIVNRYPDALTGYPTEELGDIFKLLYAADCSWPPREEAFLPHENEAFIKNDDTDDEDSNNEISQDKNSDDNASDFNTDDSDVKTDSSDDSDDKTGLNATRLRRNADYRANPSANSNIHTMKEPAYKIPQSVPDVQGTDTYAKTHTMIVNVAHGLHKASITILGILFFESILKIICMGKHFLEHKLEVFDVVVVTVSFVVDLVLIKGLMWMKVQDAVFILSLLLPWRVIRVVNSLIVAVLDHEHFRLKMMHKEKKVIAGRLETLEKTAKQWNLHLKQIEAFCESEGIPNWKIRPYTALWRKESTISKMASLALSGILPGIIMGPSDKKMFGTLENCFAQIADSKDCATKSNTNTSNAFIPSASMPIIMHTRHNVPEVNIEIDDESDDSNDGENLIEPVTGSRSNMSRSGSPYLTPVQSMLSDLSHSILMMGTTPPRMTLDLSTDMRPLMSDQTSDQTSTDSDEIYEAIGEIKPRSEVNTIKANPLYGVVKTESMLRDVTIWQLERDMISK; translated from the exons atgaaagaaatgaGCCGAGAGAAATATGTGTCGTTGCGAAAGAATAAAATTTCGAG CTTGCGAGACAAAGGAGCGCGAATTTTGCACAGCAAGCACGTTCTGATGATGGTCGTTGTTCTGAATCTCGCCGACTGTTGTCTCGTCCTCGGCGAACTCATTCTTGACATTCACTTCATCAAAG GACTTCGCGATGAGACCGAGCAGCAGTCCGAGAAATTCGTGAAGACAATCGTGAATAGGTACCCCGATGCGCTGACCGGATACCCGACAGAGGAACTGGGCGACATCTTCAAGCTCCTGTACGCAGCAGACTGCTCGTGGCCCCCACGCGAAGAAGCTTTTCTTCCGCACGAAAATGAGGCGTTTATAAAAAATGACGATACTGATGATGAAGATAGCAATAATGAAATAAGTCAAGACAAAAATAGTGATGATAATGCTAGCGATTTTAATACTGATGATAGCGATGTGAAAACTGATTCTAGTGATGATAGCGATGATAAAACCGGTCTCAACGCCACGCGATTAAGG AGAAATGCCGACTACAGAGCTAACCCCTCAGCGAACAGCAACATCCATACCATGAAGGAACCTGCCTACAAGATCCCGCAATCCGTCCCTGATGTCCAAGGTACCGACACGTACGCCAAAACTCACACGATGATTGTGAATGTGGCGCACGGTCTTCACAAGGCCAGCATCACGATCCTCGGCATCCTGTTCTTCGAG aGCATTCTTAAGATTATTTGCATGGGGAAACACTTCTTGGAACACAAGCTAGAG GTGTTCGACGTAGTGGTGGTGACCGTGTCATTCGTTGTGGACTTGGTGCTTATTAAGGGTCTAATGTGGATGAAGGTGCAGGACGCCGTGTTTATCCTCTCCCTTTTGTTGCCATGGAGAGTCATCCGTGTCGTCAACA GTCTGATAGTGGCGGTTTTGGACCACGAGCACTTCCGGCTCAAGATGATGCATAAGGAGAAGAAGGTGATCGCCGGTCGGCTGGAGACACTGGAGAAAACCGCCAAACAATGGAAC TTGCATCTGAAGCAGATTGAAGCGTTTTGTGAGAGCGAGGGAATTCCCAACTGGAAGATCCGTCCGTATACAG CTCTGTGGAGAAAGGAGTCGACAATAAGCAAAATGGCGTCCCTTGCACTAAGCGGCATACTGCCTGGAATAATCATGGGTCCGTCGGACAAAAAAATGTTCGGAACATTGGAAAATTGTTTCGCACAAATTGCAGATTCAAAAGACTGCGCAACAAAGTCAAATACTAATACTAGTAACGCTTTCATCCCGTCCGCCAGCATGCCAATAATCATGCACACCAGACACAACGTGCCAGAGGTAAATATTGAGATTGACGACGAAAGCGACGACTCAAATGACGGCGAAAATCTCATAGAACCTGTCACCGGAAGTCGCTCAAATATGAGTAGGAGCGGAAGTCCGTACCTCACGCCCGTACAATCCATGCTTTCCGATCTAAGTCACAGCATTCTTATGATGGGAACCACTCCACCGAGGATGACGTTGGACCTCAGCACAGATATGCGACCCCTGATGTCAGACCAGACGTCAGATCAGACGTCCACAGATTCAGACGAGATCTACGAAGCAATTGGTGAAATAAAGCCGCGCAGTGAAGTTAATACTATTAAAGCCAATCCTCTCTATGGCGTCGTGAAAACTGAATCAATGCTCAGGGACGTAACTATTTGGCAGCTAGAACGAGATATGATTAGCAAGTGA